One Apis cerana isolate GH-2021 linkage group LG16, AcerK_1.0, whole genome shotgun sequence DNA segment encodes these proteins:
- the LOC108000490 gene encoding rootletin isoform X4 — MKIEKGIGSKMDSTGSTLSGTGDCLSEEDLSPDALVRQNYELRHRLEEEAANYKRRLDTYRQAQQHQAALVSRLQAKVLQYKQKCSELENQMAESIVYDSNKVVSSAPPTTSVLDAAHQTLREIREEQIYDLDTALKKLSEERKRCEKLLQLNTTLKDQLEESHQTNEALTNDLQKLSNDWDILREELAIKEEEWREEEQAFNDYYTSEHNRLLILWRDVVSVKRLFAEIKSSTERDLLKMKNNIISTFNDVSSACNNTGFAMRMQAAMHPMISQQVQQAQEQITTDLKTELITLKQQYDIAQNEIRIKEEKINQLIRDVHSLEERCGEAETEIHRNTRLQDDIEILQSALRDIAHAVIQDAESREIESTQAPPHLHLSPTGPIPQKSPKRGTRSNTIPAFAESTISAVQAALHKYQLTIHELQVKLQTNKEQLQNTRKQCENAEENVKTLEKKAEELIIELDAVRLHCSQLNQEKDMLQKGLDTIRIEKNALEKTRIELNNMMENLNNDCEKLQKANNKLQKICDNLEDEKLYLQSELNRLSKDVELRELNLRSEEDRCSKMREELLTLREELNKTYLSKDMLEQQKLETDGLISQIEKNKGDLELELERVLLEKSDVQEVLMKLETVCSNHEQEKQRLQEELKKVTEEKNKLASQCTDQQGDLGSLRKELLQAEQTRLDLESEKVTLNEKVKFLEIEKEKIEIELAQVTRERGDFNNQLSVLARKKETLNEELMRLKQRLEQANEMNGRINRNLEDLVKDNEEKQVLLETNEKEVQRLQEQLASMRSEKETLEGVLFDTQTSLENMHVKKTQLEKEQKELLIKQESLKGQVERLMKDLENSEKRIHEVKQTLTQQSGDQEAEFQQIISNVKKHSEENIKKLNEEKEQIKINLEKRLQQSLLQVTGEKDNEINQLQQRIDEMQQHIENLCQQHEEVLLRAENDKQQALLIAHHDQQALMEKLETVLHEMEEEKNNVERVKREAAVKTEQERNNINQLRDELNRLKTKLDETRLKTDEEKIKLDLKIEELWKERELAQRESEELQVQLHMTEDKVDSLQNQLHETIRKLKDAENLNETLRKELVDIRRQLGDSTYEKEKYNSSNKELREHVKRIESEKREQNRILEESYQKISALEDMKVNVDAERSRLQAQIRDMEKEILQLQKQLHFTQDELQKSHQSNAQAQNDEKELQARLTNETEERERLQLQLHQVKKQLMDVDNSLKVTRQELGRLRSRADEENERWRVREQELVVRLEDSRCRERKLEDQKHNLEVCLTDASQQIQELKARLGGSEGRVRALDAQLSQLEIAKKEIEQKLNSVGSTLRRIAGIQMDGSVNIPFKLLSPSRRWSPARAQDHIDSSRDVILDVDPEIIRKGVRSLMQQVAQIERERDDYKTELCNLKKQLDENQEIQNRSDLQINTLLTNIRMLQDEKNSLEVKLSQKQSGYEMQLNALQLKSEECEQLREKIINLELMISNNSEEKMQFEEKLDKLKQVLNKVENEKRNLQEELSKSESRATKLELQRMSLEGDLQRLQMMFQEKDANIHKLQERNDTQNRTMTTLEERCASLKSMVEQLNLALEKASTTENELKNEINSMQHNIMELTTTLQTSNEKNKQLQKQISNAENERRILSERIESMQQSLNDLKHTNQTLTDQITRLQNELANNEVQRCALESQLRIVTYPIQEENTNKDEELLRQLQIAQRERSEMRGKMEALNDKMKLLEADKRNLERQLSLFKSTNRSKSYERYEKAHTELLGTSFDIDHYEQENRELRLKVRRLETQLAEKEAELIRLKSSYTHTHSVFDFNRDRTGEIERLRAAQLQAEKLLEAREQSHRQQVLRLENQIQLLREQLNQEIKRRQLYVLRSSRAGREMQQLRQALGDSLRTVAQDPSLDAVLLEHEARKLDSTLTSTTSLPPSLALPPPPSYDRSSSPAQLK; from the exons atg aagatAGAGAAAGGCATAGGCAGTAAAATGGATTCTACAGGAAGTACACTAAGTGGAACTGGAGATTGTTTAAGTGAAGAAGATCTTTCACCAGATGCATTGGTTAGACAAAACTATGAATTACGTCATCGTCTTGAAGAAGAAGCAGCCAATTATAAAAGACGTTTGGATACATATAGACAAGCACAACAACACCAGGCTGCTCTTGTTTCTCGTTTACAAGCCAAA gtattgcaatataaacaaaaatgttcAGAATTAGAAAATCAAATGGCAGAATCTATAGTATATGATTCTAATAAAGTTGTAAGTTCTGCACCTCCAACAACTTCTGTTTTAGATGCAGCCCATCAAACACTAAGAGAAATACGTGAAgaacaaatatatgatttagaTACTgccctaaaaaaattaagtgaaGAACGTAAAAg ATGTGAAAAATTGCTGCAATTAAATACAACATTGAAAGATCAGTTAGAAGAATCTCATCAAACAAATGAAGCACTTACAAATGATCTACAAAAATTAAGCAATGATTGGGATATTTTAAGAGAAGAATTAGCtatcaaagaagaagaatggagagaagaagagcaagcttttaatgattattatacttCAGAACATAAcagattattaattctttggcGCGATGTTGTTTCTGTAAAACGATTATTTGCAGAGATAAAATCTAGTACAGAAAGGgatctattaaaaatgaaaaataacattatttctaCTTTTAATGATGTTTCGTCAGCTTGTAATAATACAGGATTTGCTATGAGAATGCAAGCAGCTATGCATCCaatg ATATCTCAACAAGTTCAACAGGCACAAGAACAGATAACAACTGATTTAAAAACAGAATTAATAACACTTAAACAACAGTATGATATAGCTCAAAATGAAATTCgtataaaggaagaaaaaatcaatcaactCATTCGTGATGTTCACAGTttg GAAGAAAGATGTGGAGAAGCAGAAACGGAAATTCATCGCAATACACGTTTACAAGatgatatagaaattttacaatCTGCATTGAGAGATATAGCACATGCTGTAATTCAAGATGCAGAAAGTCGCGAAATTGAATCTACTCAAGCACCTCCTCATCTTCATTTATCACCTACTGGACCAATTCCTCAAAAATCACCGAAAAGAGGTACAAGAAGCAACACCATTCCAGCTTTTGCTGAAAGTACTATAAGTGCTGTACAAGCGGCTCTccataaatatcaattgacTATACATGAACTTcag GTGAAATTGCAAACTAATAAAGAACAACTACAAAATACTCGTAAACAATGCGAAAATGCGGAAGAGAATGTTAAAACTTTAGAGAAAAAAGCGGAAGAACtgattattgaattagatGCAGTTCGATTACACTGTTCACAACTTAATCAAGAAAAAGATATGTTACAAAAAGGACTTGATActataagaatagaaaaaaatgctCTTGAAAAAACCAGGATAGAACTTAATAATatg ATGGAGAATTTAAACAATGATTgcgaaaaattgcaaaaagctaacaacaaattacaaaaaatttgcgACAATctagaagatgaaaaattatatcttcaaaGTGAACTCAATAGATTATCTAAAGATGTAGAATTGAG GGAATTAAATTTGCGTTCAGAAGAAGATAGATGCAGTAAAATGAGAGAGGAATTACTAACTTTACGTgaagaattgaataaaacgTATCTCAGTAAAGATATGTTAGAAcaacaaaaattagaaacagatggattaatttcacaaattgaaaaaaacaaag gtgatttagaattagaattggaacgtgtattattagaaaaatcagACGTGCAAGAAGTTTTAATGAAACTAGAAACAGTTTGCAGCAATCACGAACAAGAGAAACAGCGATtacaagaagaattaaaaaag gtaacagaagaaaaaaataaattagcaaGTCAATGTACGGATCAACAAGGTGATCTGGGTTccttaagaaaagaattacttCAAGCAGAACAAACTAGACTTGATTTAGAATCAGAAAAAGTAACTTTGaatgaaaaagtgaaatttctgGAGatcgaaaaagagaagattGAAATAGAATTGGCACAAGTTACACGCGAACGTGGAGatttcaataatcaattatcaGTTTTagcacgaaagaaagaaacattaaatGAAGAATTGATGAGACTCAAACAAAGATTAGAACAGGCAAATGAAATGAATGGAAGAATAAATCGGAATTTAGAAGATCTTGTAAaagataatgaagaaaaacaa gttCTCTTAGAAACTAATGAAAAGGAAGTACAAAGATTACAAGAGCAACTTGCTTCAATGCGTagtgaaaaagaaacattagAAGGTGTTTTATTTGATACACAAACTAGTCTAGAAAATATGCACGTGAAAAAGACTCAATTAGAAAAGGAACAGAAAGagcttttaataaaacaagaaaGCTTAAAAGGACAAGTAGAAAGATTAATGAAAGATCTGGAgaatagcgaaaaacgaattcaTGAAGTAAAGCAAACTTTAACGCAACAAAGTGGCGATCAAGAAGCCgaatttcaacaaattatttctaacgTGAAAAAACATAGTgaagaaaacataaaaaaattaaatgaagaaaaa gaacaaataaagataaatttagagAAACGACTTCAGCAATCTCTCTTGCAAGTTACTggagaaaaagataatgaaataaatcaattgcaGCAAAGAATAGATGAAATGCAACaacatatagaaaatttgtGTCAGCAACATGAAGAAGTTCTTCTTAGAGCAGAAAATGATAAACAGCAAGCTCTTCTTATag CTCACCATGATCAGCAAGCATTAATGGAAAAACTTGAAACTGTTTTGCatgaaatggaagaagaaaaaaataatgtagaaCGAGTCAAACGAGAAGCTGCAGTAAAAACTGAACAAGAGCGtaacaatataaatcaattacgTGATGAATTAAATCgtcttaaaacaaaattagatGAAACTAGATTAAAAActgatgaagaaaaaataaaacttgatctaaaaatagaagaacTCTGGAAAGAACGTGAATTAGCACAAAGAGAATCTGAAGAATTGCAAGTTCAATTACATATGACAGAAGATAAAGTTGATAGTTTACAAAATCAATTGCATGAAACTATTAGAAAACTTAAAGAtg ccGAAAATCTTAACGAAACATTACGCAAAGAATTAGTAGATATTAGAAGACAATTAGGTGATTCCacgtatgaaaaagaaaaatataatagtagtaataaagAATTACGCGAGCATGTAAAACGCAttgaaagtgaaaaaagagaacaaaatagaatattagaagaatcatatcaaaaaatttcag cacTGGAAGATATGAAAGTAAATGTAGATGCAGAGAGATCTCGTCTTCAAGCACAAATTCGTGATatggagaaagaaatattgcaattaCAAAAACAACTTCATTTTACTCAAGatgaattacaaaaatcaCATCAAAGTAATGCTCAAGcacaaaatgatgaaaaagaattgCAAGCTCGATTAACTAACGAAACAGAAGAAAGAGAACGTTTACAATTACAGTTACATCAAGTAAAAAAACAG TTAATGGATGTTGACAATAGTCTAAAAGTAACAAGACAAGAACTTGGAAGATTGCGATCACGTGCAGATGAAGAGAATGAACGGTGGAGAGTTAGAGAACAAGAATTAGTAGTTCGTCTTGAGGATAGTCGATGTCGTGAAAGAAAACTCGAGGATCAAAAACATAACTTAGAAGTTTGTTTAACTGATGCTTCTCAACAAATTCAAGAACTGAAG gcACGTCTTGGAGGTTCCGAAGGACGAGTTCGAGCTTTAGATGCACAATTATCGCAATtagaaatagcaaaaaaagaaatcgaacaaaaattaaatagtgtGGGATCGACTTTACGTCGAATTGCAGGTATTCAAATGGATGGAAGTGTTAATATACCCTTTAAATTATTGAGTCCATCAAGAAGATGGAGTCCAGCAAgag CTCAAGATCATATTGATTCTAGTAGAGATGTGATTCTTGATGTTGATCCTGAGATTATTAGAAAAGGTGTACGATCTCTTATGCAACAAGTAGCACAAATCGAACGTGAaaga gatGATTATAAAACTGAATTATGTAATTTGAAGAAACAATTGGATGAAAATCAAGAGATTCAAAATAGATCTGATTTACAAATAAAcactttattaacaaatataagaatGCTTCAGGATGAAAAGAATTCATTAGAGGTAAAACTTTCTCAAAAACAAAGTGGCTATGAAATGCag TTAAATGCTTTACAACTAAAGTCAGAAGAATGCGAGCAATTACGCGAGAAGATTATCAATCTTGAATTAATGATTAGTAATAATTCTGaagaaaaaatgcaatttgag GAAAAGctagataaattaaaacaagttttaaacaaagtagaaaatgaaaaacgtaATTTACAAGAAGAACTTAGTAAAAGCGAATCTCGTGCTACGAAATTAGAATTACAAAGGATGTCATTAGAAGGTGACCTTCAAAGATTGCAAATGATGTTCCAAGAAAAAGATGCAAATATTCAT aaattacaaGAACGAAATGATACACAAAATCGAACAATGACAACTTTAGAAGAACGTTGTGCTTCATTGAAATCTATGGTAGAACAATTAAATCTTGCATTGGAAAAGGCATCTACTacagaaaatgaattaaagaatgaaattaattcaatgcAGCATAATATTATGGAATTAACAACTACTTTGCAAACTtctaatgaaaagaataagCAG ttacaaaaacaaatttcaaatgcTGAAAATGAACGTAGAATTTTATCTGAACGTATAGAATCGATGCAACAATCTTTAAATGATCTTAAACATACAAATCAAACATTAACAGATCAAATTACACGTCTTCAAAATGAATTGGCAAATAACGAAGTACAACGTTGTGCTTTAGAATCTCAATTAAGAATAGTTACCTATCCAATACAGGAAGAAAATACAAACAAGGATGAAGAATTATTACGACAATTACAAATAgcacaaagagagagaagtgAAATGAGAGGAAAAATGGAAGCACTTAatgataaa atgaaATTATTGGAAGCTGATAAACGTAATTTAGAACGACAACTATCGTTATTTAAATCAACTAATCGTAGCAAAAGTTATGAACGTTATGAAAAAGCACATACAGAATTATTAGGCACAAGTTTCGATATAGATCATTATGAACaagaaaatagagaattaAGATTGAAAGTTCGTAGATTAGAAACACAACTTGCAGAGAAGGAAGCTGAACTTATAAGATTGAAATCAAGTTACACTCATACACATTCcgtatttgattttaatcgaGATAGAACGGGCGAAATTGAAAGACTTAGAGCAGCTCAATTACAAGCTGAAAAATTGTTAGAAGCAAGAGAACAAAGTCATCGTCAACAAGTTTTGCGTTTGGAAAATcag atacaaTTATTACGCGAGCAActtaatcaagaaataaaacgtcgacaattatatgttttacGAAGTTCAAGGGCAGGTAGAGAAATGCAACAATTAAGACAAGCCTTAGGCGATTCTTTAAGAACTGTAGCACAAGATCCATCATTAGACGCAGTATTATTAGAACATGAAGCTCGAAAATTGGATTCTACTTTGACAAGTACTACCAGTTTACCGCCATCATTAGCTTTACCTCCGCCACCGTCTTATGATAGATCTTCCTCGCCAGCACAActcaaatga